A stretch of Brassica napus cultivar Da-Ae chromosome C6, Da-Ae, whole genome shotgun sequence DNA encodes these proteins:
- the LOC106349777 gene encoding uncharacterized protein K02A2.6-like codes for MPPKQDQQSEKIVAMEGQVASLVGAIDGLRFVAEKHDRQVVDLEKHAEERHQQVMEMFKQQSVKGASPEKIDPKESHRESEGSVPKAQGLQIRSEKGLLFVPETATPLRSAENNPLSYQAGSSGFSAQQKLDSPPKKLDLPNFDGKNPDDWIFLTWLRMIQDREEPLDWTDFKVKLRKRFKPTRGGTILSQMLRLRQTGNISEYREQFEELSAEVPHVPNDVLEEIFLHGMKRSLPEQVVRLRPVGMDEIVNMAKIIEEQENERNSYHNRSFQRTSSAPALNSNQRSYNSQSSQTKYGENTPARKSMDSQRDTKGSEQRRTVQNPCRHCGERFFAGHRCKEFQRYKKLELEESEEKNEEELSDDEKSEDQNGNQEQELHVLSLNSMVGITSKKTMKMKGLIGYKEVVVLIDSGATCNFIAKKLVEELKLPVVETVGFGVAVGNGEVISGSGKCEGVETWFWVILWLAEFGETRINWGLHILRFQQNKEWVSICSDPELLKAQVSLKAMEKLCGKEDVVYLLELQTLFESATTEKEKKPGQMVTTLLKKFAGVFQMPNNLPPKRSREHAITLQEGSSPINVRPYRYSHTQKNEIEKLVKEMLQAGIIRPSISPFSSPVLLVKKKDGGLRFCVDYRAVNKSTISDRYPIPVIEELLDELAGATIFSKLDLKSGYHQIRVRAGDVGKTAFKPHEGHYEFLVMPFGLTNAPVTFQSVMNDIFKPYLRRFVLVFFDDILVYSKNEAEHKEHLRVVLQLLKDNQFYANEKKCAFGQSEIAYLGHVISGRGVAADPEKIVAVAST; via the exons ATGCCTCCTAAGCAAGATCAGCAGTCTGAGAAGATCGTGGCCATGGAAGGTCAGGTCGCGAGTTTGGTGGGTGCTATCGATGGGTTGCGATTCGTGGCGGAGAAACACGACCGCCAAGTCGTAGATCTGGAGAAGCACGCGGAGGAACGTCATCAGCAGGTGATGGAGATGTTCAAACAACAATCGGTGAAGGGTGCGAGTCCAGAGAAGATCGATCCGAAGGAGAGCCACCGTGAGTCCGAAGGATCTGTTCCTAAGGCTCAAGGCTTGCAGATCCGATCAGAGAAGGGTCTCTTGTTTGTACCGGAGACGGCGACACCTCTGAGATCGGCGGAGAACAACCCTCTATCGTATCAGGCGGGTTCATCGGGGTTTTCAGCTCAACAAAAGCTGGATTCACCTCCGAAGAAACTCGATCTGCCAAACTTTGACGGGAAGAATCCAGATGACTGGATCTTCC TAACATGGCTAAGGATGATTCAAGACCGAGAGGAACCGTTAGATTGGACGGATTTCAAGGTGAAGTTGAGGAAGCGTTTTAAACCCACGAGAGGTGGAACGATTCTCAGTCAGATGCTCCGTCTGCGACAGACCGGCAACATCTCTGAGTATCGAGAGCAATTTGAGGAGCTATCAGCTGAGGTACCACATGTACCAAATGATGTGTTGGAGGAGATATTCCTACATGGAATGAAGCGCAGCTTGCCAGAGCAGGTGGTGCGGTTAAGGCCTGTGGGAATGGATGAGATTGTCAATATGGCAAAGATCATTGAGGAGCAGGAGAATGAGCGCAACTCGTACCACAACCGATCGTTTCAAAGGACCAGTTCTGCGCCTGCACTCAACTCTAACCAGCGAAGCTACAACTCTCAATCGAGTCAGACAAAATATGGCGAGAACACACCAGCGAGGAAATCAATGGACTCTCAACGTGATACCAAGGGTAGTGAGCAGAGGAGGACTGTTCAAAACCCTTGTCGCCATTGTGGGGAGAGGTTCTTCGCAGGGCATCGCTGCAAGGAATTTCAGCGATACAAGAAGTTGGAATTGGAGGAAAGTgaggaaaaaaatgaagaggAGTTGAGTGATGATGAGAAGTCTGAAGATCAAAATGGTAATCAAGAGCAAGAGCTTCACGTACTGTCGTTAAATTCGATGGTAGGCATTACCTCTAAGAAGACTATGAAGATGAAAGGGTTGATTGGGTACAAGGAGGTAGTGGTTCTCATTGACTCGGGAGCGACATGTAACTTTATAGCGAAGAAGTTAGTAGAGGAGTTGAAGCTACCGGTGGTGGAGACTGTAGGCTTTGGTGTGGCTGTGGGTAACGGTGAGGTCATATCAGGCTCAGGGAAGTGTGAAGGTGTGGAA ACTTGGTTCTGGGTTATTCTGTGGTTGGCTGAGTTTGGAGAGACTCGCATCAATTGGGGTCTCCACATATTGAGATTCCAGCAGAACAAGGAGTGGGTATCAATCTGCAGTGACCCTGAGTTATTGAAGGCGCAAGTGTCTCTCAAAGCGATGGAGAAGTTGTGTGGAAAGGAAGATGTTGTGTACTTGTTGGAACTTCAGACATTGTTCGAAAGTGCCACcacagagaaggagaagaagcctGGCCAGATGGTGACAACCTTGCTGAAGAAGTTCGCAGGAGTATTCCAGATGCCAAATAATTTACCCCCAAAGCGATCAAGGGAACATGCGATAACTCTTCAAGAGGGGTCGTCGCCAATCAACGTGAGGCCGTATCGTTATTCTCACACGCAAAAGAACGAGATAGAGAAGCTTGTTAAGGAGATGCTGCAGGCAGGGATCATTCGTCCCAGCATCAGTCCTTTCTCGAGCCCGGTGTtgcttgtgaagaagaaggatggagGGCTGCGGTTTTGTGTAGACTATCGCGCAGTGAACAAAAGCACAATATCGGATCGTTACCCAATTCCAGTTATAGAGGAGTTGCTAGATGAGTTGGCTGGAGCTACCATCTTCTCAAAACTGGATTTGAAGTCTGGATATCACCAAATAAGGGTGAGGGCTGGTGATGTGGGGAAGACAGCCTTCAAACCCCATGAAGGGCACTACGAGTTCTTGGTGATGCCCTTTGGCCTCACCAATGCTCCCGTGACTTTTCAATCCGTAATGAATGATATATTCAAGCCGTACCTGAGAAGGTTCGTACTGGTGTTCTTTGACGACATCCTCGTCTACAGCAAAAACGAAGCTGAGCACAAGGAGCATTTGAGGGTGGTGCTACAGCTTCTCAAAGACAACCAGTTTTATGCCAACGAGAAGAAATGCGCGTTTGGGCAGTCAGAGATTGCGTATTTGGGGCATGTAATCTCGGGACGGGGAGTTGCAGCTGACCCAGAAAAGATTGTTGCAGTGGCCTCAACCTAG